The Tolypothrix sp. PCC 7712 region AGAGAAGTTAGCTTCTCTCCCTGCTAATACAGAAGTAACTTTGGAATCCTTAAAAGCAGCAGGTATTCTGACTGCTGTTAAAGGCCCATTGAAAATTTTGGGTAACGGGGAATTGAACGTTCCGCTCACAGTTAAAGCGGCAGCTTTTACGGGTCAAGCTCGTAGCAAAATTGAGGCGGCTGGAGGAAGTTGTCAAGTTCCAGAGTGAGCCAGAATAGCGCACTTACAATGCTAGCCAACTCGCTTCCAGCGCCTGGTTCACGATAAAGGTAGCACTCTATGATCAGTCGAGACAAAGCCCCAACGGCTCAAGAAACTTTTATGCAGATGGCTCAAGCAGCTGGACTGAGAGGTAGGCTGCTTGTAACTGTCGGTATTTTAATTTTGGTTCGCCTGGGCATCTTTCTGCCTGTACCTGGTATTGATAGAACTAGGTTTCATGACGCTATATCGGGCAATAATTCCATCTTTGGCTTATTGGATATATTTTCCGGGCGAGGACTTTCGACTTTGGGAGTTTTTGCTTTAGGTATTTTGCCCTTTATTAATGCGTCCATTATTATCCAATTACTCACAGCTGCCATCCCATCTTTAGAAAAGTTACAGAAAGACGAGGGTGAAGCTGGTCGGCGGAAAATTTCGCAGATTACCCGCTATGTTTCTTTGGGTTGGGCAATTATTCAAAGTACAACTTTTTCCGCTCTGTTCCTGCAGCAGTTTGCTTTACAGCCAGGCCCATTATTTGTAGCCGAAACTGCGATCGCCCTTACAGCAGGTTCAATGTTCGTGATGTGGGCATCAGAACTGATTACCGAGCGTGGTATTGGTAATGGAGCATCATTGTTGATTTTTGTCAACATTGTGGCATCTCTACCGAAATCATTGGGCGATACTATCGACTTGGTACAAGTTGGCGGTCGAGAAATAGTTGGTCGGGTGATTGTACTATTATTAGTCTTCCTAGCCACAATTGTTGGTATTGTATTTGTGCAGGAAGGAATTCGCCGCATCCCCATTATTTCGGCACGTCGCCAAGTAGGACGGCGAGTTTTGGCAGAGCAGCGTAGTTATCTACCTCTAAGACTCAATTCTGGCGGTGTAATGCCAATTATCTTTGCCGCAGCGATTTTGAGTTTGCCACTACTAATTGCTAATTTCACCAAAAATCCGGACTTGGCAAATATCGTTAATACTTATCTCAGTCCTGGTGGCTCTCAAGCTTGGGCTTATGCCTTGGTCTACTTAATTTCTATTGTTTTCTTCAGCTATTTCTATTCTTCGTTGATTGTCAACCCCGTAGATGTAGCACAGAACTTGAAGAAGATGGGTTCGAGTATTCCGGGAATTCGTCCTGGTAAAGCAACTAGTGAGTACATTGAGCGGGTGATTAATCGGCTGACTTTTTTGGGTGCAATCTTTTTGGGCTTTGTTGCAATTATCCCCACAGCTGTAGAAAGTGCTTTAGGAGTACCAACTTTTAAAGGCTTAGGTGCTACATCTTTGCTGATTCTAGTTGGTGTTGCGATTGATACAGCAAAACAAGTCCAGACCTATGTCATATCTCAGCGCTATGAAGGAATGGTGAAACAATAGTGACG contains the following coding sequences:
- the secY gene encoding preprotein translocase subunit SecY: MISRDKAPTAQETFMQMAQAAGLRGRLLVTVGILILVRLGIFLPVPGIDRTRFHDAISGNNSIFGLLDIFSGRGLSTLGVFALGILPFINASIIIQLLTAAIPSLEKLQKDEGEAGRRKISQITRYVSLGWAIIQSTTFSALFLQQFALQPGPLFVAETAIALTAGSMFVMWASELITERGIGNGASLLIFVNIVASLPKSLGDTIDLVQVGGREIVGRVIVLLLVFLATIVGIVFVQEGIRRIPIISARRQVGRRVLAEQRSYLPLRLNSGGVMPIIFAAAILSLPLLIANFTKNPDLANIVNTYLSPGGSQAWAYALVYLISIVFFSYFYSSLIVNPVDVAQNLKKMGSSIPGIRPGKATSEYIERVINRLTFLGAIFLGFVAIIPTAVESALGVPTFKGLGATSLLILVGVAIDTAKQVQTYVISQRYEGMVKQ